The following are from one region of the Arcobacter sp. F2176 genome:
- a CDS encoding gamma-glutamyltransferase family protein translates to MNKLLKTQTSQKGMVVSPHHEASDAGLEILKKGGNAIEASIAVASSLAIHYPHMTGIGGDAFWLVYDPKEGVSFIEASGYSGYDVKKELYEGLTEIPFRGKLAANTAAGAVSAWDLAFEKSKTWGGKMTPATLLSEAISSANSGIKVTKSLSDTLNEKQAELQADSFFADVYYPNKEVPKEGEILVQKSLGETLKRISQEGFDTFYRGSLSKDIANDFLKREGFITLNDLNNHHASWNKALEMQTSQAKLFNASAPTQGVASLMILGLFDRWVEKLPQLDSSNHVHLLVEATKIAFSHRAKMDTSASLEELQAWLEPQYLDKLSEKIDLQKAKAWGKETAPGDTTWFGAVDSQGRVVSAIQSIYHEFGSGLMLPRTGIVWQNRGCSFSLDSSHIQTLMPHKKPFHTLNPAIALFNDGRVMAYGTMGGDGQPQTQAAVYSRYAYYNDDLQTTINKPRWLLGRTWGNSSESLKLESRFPLDCQEDLIKKGHDVEILSSLDSAVGHAGAIVWHPNGKIEGASDPRSDGKASNL, encoded by the coding sequence ATGAATAAATTACTTAAAACACAAACTTCACAAAAAGGCATGGTAGTTTCACCCCACCATGAAGCTTCAGATGCAGGGCTTGAAATACTAAAAAAAGGAGGCAATGCGATTGAAGCTTCAATTGCAGTTGCTTCTTCTTTAGCAATACATTATCCTCACATGACAGGTATTGGAGGAGATGCCTTTTGGTTAGTTTATGACCCCAAAGAAGGTGTTTCTTTTATAGAGGCCTCTGGGTATTCTGGATATGATGTAAAAAAAGAGTTATATGAAGGATTAACTGAAATACCTTTTAGGGGAAAATTAGCAGCAAATACAGCAGCTGGAGCAGTTTCTGCTTGGGACTTAGCTTTTGAGAAAAGTAAAACTTGGGGTGGGAAAATGACTCCTGCAACTCTTCTTTCTGAGGCAATAAGTTCTGCAAATAGTGGTATTAAAGTAACTAAATCCTTAAGTGATACATTAAATGAAAAACAAGCTGAACTTCAAGCTGATAGTTTTTTTGCAGATGTTTATTATCCAAATAAAGAAGTTCCAAAAGAGGGTGAGATTTTAGTTCAAAAATCATTGGGTGAAACATTAAAAAGGATTTCCCAAGAAGGCTTTGACACTTTTTACAGGGGTTCTTTATCAAAAGATATTGCAAATGATTTTTTAAAAAGAGAAGGATTTATAACTCTTAATGATTTAAATAATCACCATGCAAGTTGGAATAAGGCACTGGAAATGCAAACTTCTCAAGCAAAATTATTTAATGCTTCAGCTCCTACACAAGGGGTCGCTTCTTTGATGATATTGGGATTATTTGATCGTTGGGTAGAAAAATTACCCCAATTGGATTCTTCTAATCATGTACACTTGTTAGTAGAAGCTACAAAAATAGCTTTTTCTCATAGGGCAAAAATGGACACTTCAGCAAGTCTAGAAGAACTACAAGCTTGGTTGGAACCCCAATATTTAGATAAATTAAGTGAAAAAATTGATTTACAAAAAGCTAAAGCTTGGGGTAAAGAAACAGCTCCTGGTGATACTACTTGGTTTGGAGCTGTTGATTCCCAAGGTAGAGTTGTAAGTGCTATTCAAAGTATCTATCATGAGTTTGGTAGCGGTTTGATGTTACCTAGGACTGGTATCGTTTGGCAAAATAGGGGATGTAGTTTTTCTTTAGACTCTTCACATATTCAAACTTTGATGCCACATAAAAAACCTTTTCATACTTTAAATCCTGCTATTGCTTTATTTAATGATGGAAGAGTGATGGCATATGGAACAATGGGTGGAGATGGGCAACCTCAAACTCAAGCAGCGGTATATTCAAGATATGCATATTATAATGATGATTTACAAACTACTATTAATAAGCCAAGATGGTTATTAGGTAGAACATGGGGAAATTCATCTGAGAGTTTAAAACTAGAGTCTCGTTTTCCACTTGATTGTCAAGAAGATTTGATAAAAAAAGGACATGATGTAGAAATCTTATCATCTCTTGATTCTGCTGTTGGGCATGCAGGTGCAATAGTATGGCATCCTAATGGAAAAATAGAGGGTGCAAGTGACCCTCGAAGTGATGGGAAAGCATCAAATTTATAA
- a CDS encoding TRAP transporter large permease subunit has translation MDPQILAILMVVSLFTLILAGVPVAFAIAGAGLFFGAIGVDMNLFNLLPARIFGVLTNYTLLAVPLFVFMGILLEKSRIAEKMLDVLGLLSGKKPGGMAIAIIVVGILMGASTGIVGATVVTLTMISLPTLLRRNYSHSVSCGTICASGTLGQILPPSLVLILLADISGEAIGPLFAAALVPGLLLACMYILYIVFLSCFFPQHVPPIDIEERESYSRKELYIEFIKSVAPPFILIFAVLGSIIGGLAAPTEAASMGAIGSLLIVFLSKRLNMDVLKETLYETMKVTGMIMFVLLASQIFGLSFRGLEGDYLVEDLFAAIPGGMWGSIIFMMFVLFVLGFFLEWIEISYIVLPLVLPIFHALDINMIWLGILVALNLQTSFLTPPFGWSLFFLKGVAPKEIKTMEIYKGVLPFIGIQIFVIGLVMLFPDIALWLPKAIGWM, from the coding sequence ATGGATCCACAAATATTAGCAATTTTAATGGTTGTATCTCTTTTTACACTGATTTTAGCAGGAGTTCCAGTTGCTTTTGCAATAGCAGGGGCAGGTCTGTTTTTTGGAGCAATTGGTGTAGATATGAATCTTTTCAATTTACTTCCTGCAAGAATCTTTGGAGTTTTGACTAACTATACACTTTTGGCAGTACCTTTATTTGTTTTTATGGGAATACTTTTGGAAAAATCTCGCATAGCAGAAAAGATGCTTGATGTATTAGGACTTTTATCTGGTAAAAAGCCTGGAGGAATGGCTATCGCGATTATTGTTGTGGGTATTCTTATGGGTGCATCAACAGGAATTGTAGGGGCAACAGTTGTTACTCTAACAATGATTTCTCTTCCTACACTTTTACGAAGAAACTATAGTCATAGTGTTTCGTGTGGTACTATTTGTGCTTCTGGAACATTGGGACAAATTTTACCTCCTAGTTTAGTTCTTATATTATTGGCAGACATTAGTGGAGAAGCCATAGGGCCTCTTTTTGCTGCTGCTTTAGTTCCAGGGTTACTTTTAGCTTGTATGTATATTTTATATATTGTTTTTTTGAGTTGTTTTTTTCCTCAACATGTGCCACCAATTGATATTGAAGAGAGAGAATCTTATTCAAGAAAAGAGTTATACATAGAGTTTATAAAATCAGTTGCACCACCTTTTATTTTAATCTTTGCAGTTTTAGGCTCTATCATTGGAGGACTTGCAGCCCCTACAGAAGCTGCTTCAATGGGAGCAATAGGCTCACTTTTAATAGTTTTTTTAAGTAAAAGACTTAATATGGATGTCTTAAAAGAAACCTTATACGAAACTATGAAAGTAACTGGTATGATTATGTTCGTTTTATTGGCTTCTCAAATATTTGGGCTGAGCTTTAGAGGATTAGAGGGAGATTATTTAGTAGAAGATCTTTTCGCCGCAATTCCAGGGGGGATGTGGGGTTCTATTATTTTTATGATGTTTGTACTTTTTGTATTAGGATTCTTTTTAGAATGGATTGAAATCTCTTATATTGTATTGCCATTGGTTTTACCTATATTTCATGCTTTGGATATAAATATGATATGGCTAGGTATTTTAGTTGCACTAAATTTACAAACTTCATTTTTAACTCCACCTTTTGGTTGGTCTTTATTTTTCCTAAAAGGTGTTGCGCCTAAAGAGATTAAGACTATGGAGATATATAAAGGTGTTTTACCTTTTATTGGAATTCAGATTTTTGTTATTGGGCTAGTGATGCTTTTCCCAGATATTGCTTTATGGTTACCAAAAGCAATTGGATGGATGTAA
- a CDS encoding sulfite exporter TauE/SafE family protein — protein sequence MNELLVLLPILLASGVIAGLLAGLLGVGGGIVIVPMLYHIFIYLNIDITVAIPLSIGTSLATIVVTSIMSARSHHKKGGIDWDLTKRWVPLVIIGVLIGSFSSKYIDASTLKFMFGILLLVVSIHMIISSFKSIIIAKQLPGNFGQSTFGLLLGGFASLLGIGGGTLMVPLLTLFSYPIHRAVSTASIFGLVISIPATIGYIIVGWGAPNLPVGSTGYVNWLGFIALVPMTMLFAPLGVKLAYRLNVKQLKVAFAVFLACVGIKMLLV from the coding sequence ATGAATGAATTATTAGTTCTATTGCCGATTCTTTTAGCATCTGGTGTAATAGCAGGTTTGTTAGCAGGTTTATTAGGAGTTGGTGGCGGTATTGTTATAGTGCCAATGCTTTATCATATATTTATTTATTTAAATATTGATATTACAGTTGCAATTCCACTATCAATTGGTACTTCACTAGCTACAATTGTAGTAACTTCTATTATGTCTGCAAGATCACACCATAAAAAAGGTGGAATAGATTGGGATTTGACTAAGAGATGGGTACCTCTTGTTATCATTGGAGTACTTATAGGTTCTTTTTCTTCTAAATATATTGATGCTTCAACTTTAAAATTTATGTTTGGTATCTTATTATTGGTAGTTTCTATTCATATGATAATAAGTAGTTTCAAAAGTATAATTATAGCTAAGCAGTTACCTGGTAATTTTGGGCAATCAACTTTTGGATTATTATTAGGTGGTTTTGCTTCACTTTTGGGTATAGGAGGAGGAACTCTTATGGTTCCTCTACTTACTCTTTTTTCTTATCCCATACATAGAGCTGTAAGTACAGCTTCAATATTTGGGTTAGTTATTAGTATTCCAGCAACTATTGGTTATATAATTGTTGGTTGGGGTGCACCAAATCTACCTGTGGGCTCTACTGGATATGTGAATTGGCTTGGATTTATTGCATTAGTTCCTATGACTATGTTATTTGCTCCCTTGGGAGTAAAATTAGCATATCGACTTAATGTAAAGCAATTAAAAGTAGCCTTTGCTGTTTTTTTAGCTTGCGTTGGGATAAAAATGCTTTTAGTGTGA